In Deinococcus psychrotolerans, a genomic segment contains:
- a CDS encoding protein kinase domain-containing protein — MSALITPLLLVALFVVAFLLLIRPGERVTALILAAVSLVAAVLVLLSGSLERAQGLLVAALALSGGALLSLGGERALSKPVSVNRTAKPRNPTNPTQRTLTKSPTVVDLKFADYDVLDRIGIGGMGSVFRARRKQDGRTVALKVPQEKYLADAKFVKRFYREAEVLKRFNHPNIVRVYDYRSQGDEYYIAMEFLDGDSLEALLENRQLAFGETVQVIRSLADALRHIHAQNVVHRDIKPANVMVLRGALQDGKLREGGVKLMDFGIAVGKVLTRLTMTGARVGTPIYMAPEQAKGNRVDARSDVYSLGLLAYEMVTGQTAFRGSYEAVVHQQIFESPKPPKQVRLEVPGKLNDLVLGMIEKDPALRPSLDEVISRLDAGVLSDETFDDPYALAMSVQEKRGTLRLLDLKGKLRLSLRDTGAGVDDALPSAPNALAADEDGNIYLSLPEYRQGKSGALIRKLSPGGQELLAFGAYGLGESELLQPISMTLCGDLLFVLDGESHHVVVFDKEGRYQRRFGGRGQGLGRFEKPRSIAATPQGHVFVLDSGNREVQRFTPQGDYVSRYAFRMDRTSDELRPLHGLGVDARGTVYIVDGVASKVRKIEADGTPGNTFSLESLVGESTDAPWLMQVSSEGYLYAIKQGGQVLRMYSTVGDLLSSNDMYAPVQAIALVNRPLA; from the coding sequence ATGAGCGCCCTCATCACGCCCCTGCTCTTGGTTGCTCTTTTCGTGGTGGCGTTCTTGCTGCTGATTCGCCCGGGTGAGCGGGTCACGGCGCTGATCTTGGCCGCCGTGTCGCTGGTGGCCGCCGTGCTGGTGCTGCTCAGCGGCAGCCTTGAGCGGGCACAGGGCCTGTTGGTGGCTGCACTGGCGCTCAGTGGCGGAGCACTGCTGAGCCTCGGCGGCGAGCGGGCTTTATCCAAGCCGGTCAGCGTCAACCGCACCGCCAAGCCGCGCAACCCCACCAACCCTACCCAGCGCACCCTGACCAAGTCGCCCACCGTCGTTGATCTCAAATTCGCCGACTACGACGTGCTTGACCGCATCGGTATCGGCGGAATGGGCAGCGTCTTCCGGGCCCGCCGCAAGCAAGACGGGCGCACGGTGGCGCTCAAAGTGCCGCAGGAAAAGTATTTGGCCGACGCCAAGTTCGTCAAGCGCTTTTACCGTGAAGCCGAAGTTCTCAAGCGGTTTAACCACCCCAATATCGTGCGGGTCTACGATTACCGCTCACAGGGTGACGAGTATTACATCGCCATGGAGTTTCTCGACGGTGACAGCTTGGAAGCGCTCCTGGAAAACAGGCAGCTGGCCTTTGGCGAAACGGTGCAGGTCATTCGCTCGCTGGCCGACGCGCTGCGTCACATTCACGCCCAGAACGTGGTTCACCGCGACATCAAGCCCGCCAACGTGATGGTGCTGCGCGGCGCACTGCAAGATGGCAAACTGCGCGAGGGCGGCGTCAAGCTGATGGATTTCGGCATTGCGGTGGGCAAAGTCTTGACCCGCCTGACCATGACCGGGGCGCGGGTCGGCACGCCCATTTATATGGCCCCCGAACAGGCCAAGGGCAACCGGGTCGACGCCCGCAGCGACGTGTACTCGCTGGGTCTGCTGGCTTACGAAATGGTCACAGGTCAGACCGCTTTCCGGGGCAGCTACGAAGCAGTAGTTCACCAGCAGATTTTCGAGTCGCCCAAACCGCCCAAACAGGTGCGCCTCGAAGTGCCGGGCAAGCTCAACGACCTGGTGCTGGGCATGATCGAAAAAGACCCGGCCCTGCGGCCCTCGCTCGACGAAGTGATCAGCCGCTTGGACGCGGGCGTGCTGAGCGACGAAACCTTCGACGACCCCTACGCGCTGGCCATGAGCGTGCAAGAAAAGCGCGGTACCCTGCGCCTGCTCGACCTCAAGGGCAAGTTGCGCCTGAGCCTGCGCGATACGGGCGCGGGCGTAGACGACGCCCTGCCCTCAGCCCCCAACGCGCTCGCCGCCGACGAGGACGGCAACATTTATCTGAGCTTGCCGGAATACCGCCAGGGCAAGAGCGGCGCACTGATCCGCAAGCTTTCGCCAGGGGGCCAAGAACTTCTGGCCTTCGGCGCTTACGGCCTCGGCGAGAGCGAACTGCTTCAGCCGATCAGCATGACGCTGTGCGGCGATTTGCTGTTCGTGCTCGACGGCGAGTCGCACCACGTGGTGGTTTTTGACAAAGAGGGCCGCTATCAACGCCGCTTTGGTGGGCGCGGGCAGGGGCTGGGGCGCTTCGAGAAGCCGCGCAGCATCGCCGCGACGCCGCAGGGCCACGTTTTTGTGCTCGACAGCGGCAACCGCGAAGTCCAGCGCTTCACGCCGCAGGGCGATTATGTTTCGCGCTACGCTTTCAGGATGGACCGCACCAGCGACGAACTGCGCCCGCTGCACGGCCTCGGGGTAGACGCACGCGGCACGGTTTACATCGTGGACGGGGTGGCCAGCAAAGTCCGCAAAATCGAAGCCGACGGCACGCCCGGCAACACCTTCTCGCTCGAATCGTTGGTGGGTGAATCGACCGACGCGCCTTGGCTGATGCAAGTCAGTTCAGAGGGCTACCTCTACGCCATCAAACAAGGCGGGCAAGTGCTCAGGATGTACAGCACGGTGGGCGACCTGCTGAGCAGCAACGACATGTACGCGCCGGTTCAGGCCATTGCGCTGGTCAACCGGCCACTGGCATAA
- a CDS encoding YifB family Mg chelatase-like AAA ATPase, which translates to MLATVRSAALIGVDAVLVTVEVDVSPGLPAFTIVGLPDQAVSEARERVRAAIRNSQLPFPAARITVNLAPADLRKEGPMYDLPIALGLLAAQELLPAAALSGVLLAGELALDGSVRSIGGAVNLALLAAQLGDSVLIGEHNAGEAALIEEVQVFPARTLREALQHLSGQAPLTAATAQAPDESGPPPLDLADLKGQGQARRALEIALAGGHNLLLVGSPGSGKTMLARRAPGLLPALTRSEALEVTRIHSAAGLTTQRSGLMQVPPYRSPHHTVSDAGLIGGGSIPKPGEVSLAHRGVLFLDEFPEFSRRALETLRQPLEDGEVTISRARASLRYPAKFQLIAAMNPCPCGHFGDPEKACTCTPLTRNRYAARLSGPLLDRMDLRVSVPRLTVDELTRAGTPESSAPVRSRIQAARDVMLSRQGERNSLLIGQALRQHAPLAAGPAAFMASAARQLGLTGRGHDRVLRLARTVADLAGSLDIREVHLAEAVAFRPREL; encoded by the coding sequence GTGTTAGCCACTGTCCGCAGCGCCGCCCTGATTGGTGTGGACGCTGTGCTGGTCACAGTGGAGGTGGACGTATCGCCCGGATTGCCCGCTTTTACCATCGTGGGCCTACCGGATCAAGCGGTCAGCGAAGCGCGTGAGCGGGTTCGGGCAGCGATTCGCAACAGCCAGTTGCCTTTTCCAGCCGCCCGCATCACCGTCAACCTCGCGCCCGCCGATTTGCGCAAAGAAGGCCCGATGTACGATCTGCCGATTGCGCTGGGCTTGCTGGCCGCCCAAGAATTGCTGCCTGCCGCAGCGCTCAGCGGCGTGCTGCTGGCCGGAGAACTGGCACTTGACGGCAGCGTGCGCAGCATCGGCGGGGCCGTCAACTTGGCGCTGTTGGCCGCTCAATTAGGCGACAGCGTGCTGATTGGCGAGCACAATGCCGGCGAAGCGGCCCTGATTGAAGAGGTGCAGGTCTTTCCAGCCCGCACCCTGCGGGAAGCTTTGCAACACCTGTCGGGCCAAGCGCCGCTGACGGCAGCCACCGCCCAAGCACCTGACGAGAGCGGCCCGCCCCCTTTGGATTTGGCCGATCTCAAAGGTCAGGGCCAAGCCCGCAGAGCGCTTGAGATCGCGCTGGCCGGCGGCCATAACCTTTTACTGGTTGGCTCACCCGGCAGCGGCAAAACTATGCTGGCCCGCCGCGCTCCGGGGCTGCTTCCGGCGCTGACCCGCAGCGAAGCGCTGGAAGTGACCCGGATTCACTCTGCAGCGGGCCTGACCACCCAACGCAGCGGCCTGATGCAGGTTCCGCCCTACCGCAGCCCTCACCACACGGTTTCGGACGCGGGGCTGATTGGCGGCGGCAGCATTCCTAAGCCCGGCGAGGTCAGCTTGGCGCACAGGGGTGTGCTGTTTTTGGATGAATTTCCGGAGTTTTCACGCAGAGCGCTCGAAACTTTGCGCCAGCCACTCGAAGACGGCGAAGTGACGATCAGTCGGGCGCGAGCCAGCTTGCGCTATCCGGCCAAGTTCCAACTCATTGCCGCTATGAATCCTTGCCCCTGCGGGCATTTTGGCGACCCTGAAAAAGCCTGCACCTGCACGCCGCTGACCCGCAACCGCTACGCTGCCCGGCTCTCCGGCCCGCTGCTTGACCGCATGGATTTGCGCGTCAGTGTGCCGAGGCTGACGGTCGACGAACTGACCCGGGCTGGTACGCCGGAAAGCAGCGCTCCCGTTCGCAGCCGCATCCAGGCCGCCCGCGACGTGATGCTCTCCCGGCAGGGCGAGCGCAACAGCTTGCTGATCGGCCAAGCGCTGCGGCAACACGCTCCGCTCGCTGCCGGGCCAGCCGCTTTTATGGCTTCAGCGGCGCGGCAACTCGGCTTGACCGGGCGCGGCCATGACCGTGTGCTGCGCCTCGCCCGCACGGTGGCAGACTTGGCAGGCAGCTTGGACATCCGCGAAGTCCACCTGGCCGAAGCGGTGGCCTTCAGGCCCAGAGAACTTTAG
- a CDS encoding catalase, which produces MKNDQNKPQGSTLPTIQEAIQQPTQRLTDNLGHAISDDQNSLRAGVRGPSLLEDFLLREKISHFDHERIPERVVHARGAGAHGIFQVYDDSLSEFTAAKVLTDASRVTPVFVRFSTVAGSRGSADTARDVRGFAVKFYTEEGNWDLVGNNIPPFFIQDAIKFPDLIHSVKPEPHREIPQAASAHDTFYDFISLTPETMHTLMWVMSDRSIPRSLANMEGFGVHTFRFISAQGQSSFVKFHWKPLSGVHSLVWDEAQELAGRDADFHRRSLWDDIEAGNFPEWELGLQIFTEDQAAAFDFDVLDATKLVPEDLVPVKRVGKMTLNRNPDNYFAETEQVAFMPTNLVPGIDFSNDPLLQGRLFSYLDTQISRLGTPNWVELPINRPLAPVSNHQRDGQMRRTINPGRVSYEPNSLGGGQPAEVPAEKGGFVSYPEPMTGVKVRQRAESFSDHYGQAQLFWNSMSPVEKMHIVRAQQFELGKVEVRDIRLKMIEHLRRINAVLGDQVAAALGELETAEPMPSDAELMKLLEKAVSDTTASGGLKRDAALSMVDHNTAPPSVRGRKVAILAADGVNAGDVQAIKDALAAEGGKAEVVGTHLGGLKADKGEVKVDKTILTTPSVVYDAVYIPGGAASLGALSSMGDAVRFVAQAYKHGKAVGASHEALSFLQRCGVPVDAAKGVFDLSKQSADDFVKGVAQHRFWNRSGDLIPA; this is translated from the coding sequence GCGTGCGCGGCCCCAGCTTGCTGGAAGACTTTTTGCTGCGCGAAAAAATCAGCCACTTCGACCATGAGCGCATTCCCGAACGGGTGGTTCACGCACGTGGCGCGGGAGCACACGGCATTTTTCAGGTGTATGACGATTCGCTCTCCGAATTTACTGCTGCCAAAGTGCTGACCGATGCCAGCCGCGTCACGCCAGTCTTCGTGCGCTTCTCCACGGTGGCCGGTTCACGCGGCTCCGCCGACACCGCCCGCGACGTGCGCGGCTTTGCGGTTAAGTTTTACACTGAGGAAGGCAACTGGGACCTCGTGGGCAACAATATTCCACCGTTTTTCATTCAGGACGCCATCAAGTTTCCTGACCTTATTCACTCGGTCAAGCCGGAGCCGCACCGCGAGATTCCGCAGGCGGCCAGCGCCCACGACACCTTCTACGATTTCATCTCGCTGACGCCCGAAACCATGCACACGCTGATGTGGGTGATGAGTGACCGCTCTATCCCGCGCTCGCTGGCCAACATGGAAGGCTTCGGGGTGCATACCTTCAGGTTCATTAGCGCTCAGGGTCAGTCCAGTTTCGTCAAGTTTCACTGGAAGCCACTTTCGGGCGTTCACTCGCTGGTGTGGGACGAAGCGCAGGAGTTGGCCGGACGCGACGCCGATTTCCACCGCCGCAGCTTGTGGGACGACATTGAAGCGGGCAACTTCCCCGAATGGGAACTGGGCCTGCAAATTTTCACCGAAGATCAGGCTGCCGCATTCGACTTTGACGTGCTGGACGCCACTAAGCTGGTGCCGGAAGACCTCGTGCCAGTCAAGCGGGTGGGCAAAATGACGCTCAACCGCAACCCCGACAATTACTTTGCCGAAACTGAGCAGGTCGCCTTTATGCCCACCAACCTGGTGCCGGGCATTGATTTCAGCAACGATCCTTTGCTGCAAGGCCGCTTGTTTTCGTATCTCGACACCCAGATCAGCCGCCTCGGCACGCCCAACTGGGTGGAGTTGCCGATCAACCGCCCGCTCGCGCCGGTCTCCAATCACCAGCGCGACGGTCAGATGCGCCGCACCATCAACCCGGGCCGCGTGTCGTATGAACCCAATTCGCTGGGCGGCGGTCAGCCTGCCGAAGTGCCTGCCGAGAAGGGCGGTTTCGTCAGCTACCCCGAACCCATGACCGGTGTCAAGGTTCGCCAGCGGGCCGAGAGCTTTTCCGATCACTACGGTCAGGCCCAACTGTTTTGGAATTCGATGTCGCCCGTCGAAAAAATGCACATCGTGCGGGCGCAGCAATTCGAACTCGGCAAAGTCGAAGTCCGCGATATTCGCCTCAAAATGATCGAGCATCTGCGCCGCATCAACGCGGTGCTGGGCGATCAGGTGGCGGCGGCTTTGGGTGAACTGGAAACGGCGGAGCCAATGCCCAGCGACGCCGAGCTGATGAAGCTGCTCGAAAAAGCGGTATCGGACACCACTGCTTCGGGCGGCCTCAAGCGTGACGCGGCGCTGAGCATGGTGGATCACAACACCGCGCCGCCTTCGGTGAGGGGCCGCAAAGTGGCGATTTTGGCCGCTGACGGCGTGAACGCGGGCGACGTGCAGGCCATCAAAGACGCTTTGGCCGCTGAAGGGGGCAAGGCCGAAGTGGTCGGCACCCACTTGGGCGGCCTCAAAGCCGACAAGGGAGAAGTCAAGGTGGACAAAACCATCCTGACCACGCCCTCGGTGGTTTACGACGCGGTGTATATCCCCGGCGGCGCGGCCAGCCTCGGGGCGCTCAGCAGCATGGGCGACGCCGTGCGCTTCGTGGCGCAGGCGTACAAGCACGGCAAAGCGGTGGGGGCCAGCCACGAGGCCTTATCCTTCCTCCAGCGCTGTGGCGTTCCAGTGGACGCGGCGAAGGGCGTTTTCGATCTGTCCAAGCAGTCGGCGGATGACTTTGTCAAAGGGGTGGCCCAGCACCGCTTTTGGAACCGCTCCGGGGATTTGATTCCCGCTTAA
- a CDS encoding succinate dehydrogenase hydrophobic membrane anchor subunit, producing the protein MTIRARTMQDAKQQSHTNAELNWWIFMRISGLILIFLVLGHIYMTFVQVSESDATFDAVINKLSNPAWKFYDWLLLALTMLHGVNGARYSIDDYVRSRPNRAWVRNSFFTVVAMIFALGTVGLFSFNPN; encoded by the coding sequence ATGACCATTCGCGCACGCACCATGCAAGACGCCAAACAACAATCTCACACCAACGCTGAGCTCAATTGGTGGATTTTCATGCGGATCAGCGGCCTGATCTTGATTTTCTTGGTGTTGGGCCACATTTACATGACTTTTGTGCAGGTCAGCGAATCCGACGCCACCTTTGACGCAGTCATCAACAAACTCTCCAACCCAGCTTGGAAGTTCTACGACTGGCTGCTGCTGGCCCTCACCATGCTGCACGGCGTCAACGGCGCACGCTACAGCATCGACGACTACGTCCGCAGCCGCCCCAACCGCGCCTGGGTCAGAAACAGCTTCTTCACGGTGGTGGCAATGATTTTTGCGCTGGGCACGGTGGGCTTGTTTTCGTTCAACCCAAACTGA
- a CDS encoding DUF4388 domain-containing protein, which produces MTLWGQLEQYAFIDLVNFVNNQTGTLSLVKAYQGRTLEMYLVKGKLRTLHADGFRIQEQMRVREIIYTLISQYNGKFEFDNRKLRSECDFWLDMDLAQLLTQAAQDTMIPECELPRPHDKFVDACLDKPPTALIQSDTLQDKWQQIQPYLGCGISAAELTGQLFYSERELRVTLHRLLLAGAILPQPKLSERLPVQDQIQVAQGPVALPVKRLNDVKPSFSWSKSWRRFTRSLH; this is translated from the coding sequence ATGACACTTTGGGGCCAACTTGAGCAGTATGCATTTATAGATCTAGTCAACTTCGTCAACAATCAAACAGGCACTCTTTCACTCGTTAAAGCGTATCAGGGCCGGACGCTGGAAATGTATTTGGTCAAAGGAAAACTCAGAACCCTTCACGCCGATGGATTCCGTATTCAGGAACAAATGCGGGTGCGGGAAATCATTTACACGCTCATCAGTCAGTACAACGGCAAGTTCGAATTCGACAACCGCAAGCTCAGGAGCGAGTGTGACTTCTGGCTCGATATGGATCTGGCTCAACTCTTAACCCAGGCCGCGCAAGACACCATGATTCCTGAGTGCGAGCTGCCCCGTCCACACGACAAGTTTGTGGACGCTTGCTTGGATAAGCCTCCGACTGCTCTGATTCAAAGTGACACCCTCCAAGACAAATGGCAACAAATTCAGCCGTACTTGGGCTGTGGAATCAGCGCGGCAGAGTTGACGGGGCAGCTTTTTTACAGCGAGCGGGAGCTGCGCGTCACGCTGCACCGCTTGCTGTTGGCGGGGGCCATCTTGCCGCAGCCCAAGCTTTCTGAGCGTTTACCCGTCCAAGACCAAATCCAAGTTGCTCAGGGGCCGGTGGCATTGCCGGTCAAGCGGCTCAACGACGTAAAACCCAGCTTTAGTTGGTCTAAGTCTTGGCGGCGCTTTACCCGTTCTTTGCACTGA
- a CDS encoding [LysW]-lysine hydrolase — MIGAVSRASVSGNESEVADFLVGWMQANGFEAQVDAAGNAVGTRGNGPIQVVLLGHIDTVPGHIPVRVDDSGVLHGRGSVDAKGSFCTFVAAVAALPAEALSTATFTCVGATEEEVPSSKGARFALTQYVPDLVLIGEPSGWEGLTLGYKGRLIVKVQVVKDNFHTAGEGTSAGDDLAASWERVRRWAENASEEGVFGRVQATIQTISSESDGMEQVARASYGLRLPLHLSPTQAREQITALLAGMAGLGLSFTGDESAVRYGRDTPLARALRIAIRQHGGTPVFKLKTGTSDMNVVAHRWTVPTLAYGPGDSGLDHTPQERLDLAEYDLAVSVLRSALANVVSKPPA, encoded by the coding sequence ATGATCGGAGCTGTGTCGCGGGCCTCCGTGTCGGGGAATGAAAGCGAGGTGGCCGATTTCTTGGTCGGCTGGATGCAGGCCAACGGCTTTGAAGCCCAAGTGGACGCGGCAGGCAACGCGGTAGGCACGCGCGGCAACGGGCCAATTCAGGTGGTGCTCCTCGGCCACATCGACACCGTGCCGGGCCACATTCCAGTGCGGGTCGACGACAGCGGCGTGCTGCACGGGCGCGGCAGCGTGGACGCCAAGGGCAGTTTTTGCACTTTTGTGGCGGCTGTGGCGGCCTTGCCCGCAGAGGCGCTGAGCACCGCCACGTTTACTTGCGTCGGGGCCACCGAAGAAGAAGTGCCCAGCAGCAAAGGAGCGCGGTTTGCCCTGACCCAGTACGTTCCCGACCTCGTCTTGATCGGTGAGCCGAGCGGCTGGGAAGGGCTCACGCTGGGCTACAAGGGCCGCTTGATCGTCAAGGTGCAGGTCGTCAAAGACAACTTTCACACGGCAGGCGAAGGCACCAGCGCGGGCGACGACTTGGCGGCCAGTTGGGAGCGGGTGCGGCGGTGGGCCGAGAACGCTTCGGAGGAGGGCGTCTTCGGGCGGGTGCAGGCCACCATTCAGACCATCAGCTCTGAGAGTGACGGCATGGAGCAAGTCGCCCGCGCCAGTTACGGCTTGCGGCTGCCGCTGCACCTTTCGCCCACCCAAGCGCGGGAGCAGATTACGGCGCTGCTGGCCGGTATGGCAGGGCTAGGCCTCAGCTTTACCGGCGACGAAAGTGCCGTGCGCTACGGACGCGACACGCCGCTGGCCCGCGCCCTGCGCATCGCCATTCGGCAGCACGGTGGCACGCCGGTCTTTAAGCTCAAAACCGGCACCAGCGACATGAACGTGGTCGCCCATCGGTGGACAGTCCCCACCCTCGCCTACGGCCCCGGCGACAGCGGCCTCGACCACACCCCGCAGGAGCGGCTCGATTTGGCCGAGTACGACTTGGCAGTGTCGGTGCTGCGCTCGGCGTTGGCGAATGTGGTCAGCAAACCCCCCGCCTAA
- a CDS encoding succinate dehydrogenase iron-sulfur subunit, whose product MNINVKILRFDPEKDKKQHWETYQVEASPGDRVLDVINHVKWYIDPTVTFRRSCAHGICGSDAMLINGRNRLACKTLLQDIVKDGGTITAEPIRGLKVEKDLLVDMEPFFDAYRSIMPYFINDDAPPAAERLQSPEDAERMDQSSNCILCACCTTSCPIFWVNGSYLGPASIVQAHRFIFDTRDAATQQRLNIMNQNTGVWRCRTAYNCTEACPRDIPITQLIEEVKRAVMYQQA is encoded by the coding sequence ATGAACATCAATGTCAAAATCCTGCGTTTTGATCCGGAAAAAGATAAAAAGCAGCATTGGGAAACCTATCAGGTCGAAGCCAGCCCCGGCGACCGCGTACTCGACGTGATCAACCACGTCAAATGGTACATCGACCCCACCGTGACCTTCCGGCGTTCCTGCGCCCACGGCATCTGCGGCAGCGACGCCATGCTGATCAACGGACGCAACCGCCTTGCCTGCAAAACCTTGCTGCAAGACATCGTCAAAGACGGCGGCACCATCACGGCGGAGCCGATTCGCGGCCTCAAAGTCGAAAAAGACCTCTTGGTGGATATGGAGCCGTTCTTCGACGCTTACCGCTCGATCATGCCGTACTTCATCAACGACGACGCGCCGCCCGCCGCCGAGAGGTTGCAATCTCCCGAAGATGCCGAGCGGATGGATCAAAGCTCCAACTGCATCCTGTGTGCCTGCTGCACCACCTCTTGCCCGATCTTCTGGGTCAACGGCAGCTACCTCGGCCCAGCGTCGATCGTGCAGGCCCACCGCTTCATCTTCGACACCCGCGACGCCGCCACCCAACAGCGCCTGAATATCATGAACCAAAACACCGGCGTGTGGCGCTGCCGCACCGCTTACAACTGCACCGAAGCCTGCCCCCGCGACATCCCGATCACCCAACTGATCGAGGAAGTCAAGCGGGCTGTGATGTACCAGCAGGCGTAA
- the sdhC gene encoding succinate dehydrogenase, cytochrome b556 subunit: protein MYKGREGQWAFYLHRLSGLAILAYFLIHVISISLFVFGEKIYMAVHGGYDFILFRLALILVAAGVMYHAMNGLRIIVMDFTGKGVAYQRQLWYGVLLISVVWTIYVAFKVLPRVAAGV, encoded by the coding sequence ATGTATAAAGGCAGAGAGGGCCAATGGGCCTTTTATCTTCACCGCTTATCGGGTTTGGCGATTCTGGCGTATTTTTTGATCCACGTCATCAGCATCAGCTTGTTTGTCTTCGGTGAGAAGATTTATATGGCTGTTCACGGTGGGTACGACTTTATCTTGTTTCGTCTGGCCCTGATTCTGGTGGCGGCGGGCGTCATGTACCACGCCATGAACGGTCTGAGAATCATCGTGATGGACTTTACCGGCAAAGGCGTGGCTTATCAGCGCCAACTCTGGTACGGCGTGCTGCTCATCAGCGTCGTCTGGACCATCTACGTGGCCTTTAAGGTCTTGCCGCGTGTGGCGGCGGGCGTCTAA
- the sdhA gene encoding succinate dehydrogenase flavoprotein subunit: MHHRYDVLVVGAGGAGLMAALYAAKGNVSVACISKLYPTRSHTGAAQGGVGAALGNIQEDHWEWHMYDTIKGGDYLTDQDAAEIFAKDVIEAVYELEHMGLPFSRTEEGKIAQRKFGGHTRDFGKAAVERSCYAKDRTGHMILQTLYQQNVKEGTTFFNEFHVLDLIIENGRCSGVVAYELSTGEIHTFHAKAVIMAAGGYGRIFKITSNALTLTGDLMSIYYRKGLPLEDMEFYQFHPTGLTKLGILVTEGIRGEGGILRNKDGERFMERYAPTLKDLAPRDIVSRSIYTEIREGRGVGPDKDAVNIDLTHLPRDVIENKLSEITDLSRTYLGLDPVKDLVPIQPTAHYAMGGIPTTIDGECIADDDGNLIEGLYAAGEQACVSLHGANRLGTNSLGDLIVFGRRSGVNAAKYARHAELAEMPEAPETESLALIERLKSADGSENAARIRKELQETMMNNVGIFRNGPDMEKQVEILHDLRARYQHVGVQDPSQRFNSELIEAIELGFMLDCAEAMTHSALNRTESRGAHDREDFHTRDDVNWLKHSMAYKDFSRPGSVRIGYKPVVFKGERGYETVNTYTPTAPGDLKFPPKPRTF; this comes from the coding sequence ATGCATCATCGTTATGACGTTTTGGTGGTTGGCGCTGGCGGCGCCGGCTTAATGGCGGCGCTCTACGCCGCGAAAGGCAATGTCTCGGTGGCCTGTATTTCCAAGCTCTACCCGACCCGCTCGCACACCGGCGCGGCGCAGGGCGGCGTGGGCGCGGCGCTGGGCAACATCCAGGAAGACCACTGGGAATGGCACATGTACGACACCATCAAGGGCGGCGATTACCTCACCGACCAAGATGCTGCCGAGATTTTTGCCAAAGACGTGATCGAAGCGGTTTACGAACTCGAACACATGGGCCTGCCGTTTTCACGCACCGAGGAAGGCAAAATCGCCCAGCGCAAGTTCGGCGGTCACACCCGCGACTTCGGCAAAGCGGCCGTCGAGCGCAGTTGCTACGCCAAAGACCGCACCGGCCACATGATCTTGCAAACCCTTTACCAGCAGAACGTCAAAGAAGGCACCACCTTTTTTAACGAGTTTCACGTGCTCGATTTGATTATCGAAAACGGCCGCTGCTCGGGCGTGGTGGCTTATGAGCTCTCCACCGGTGAAATCCACACCTTTCATGCCAAAGCGGTGATTATGGCGGCGGGCGGCTACGGGCGCATCTTTAAGATCACCTCCAACGCCCTGACGCTGACCGGCGATTTGATGAGCATTTATTACCGCAAGGGCCTGCCCCTAGAAGACATGGAGTTTTATCAGTTTCACCCGACCGGCCTGACCAAGCTCGGCATTCTGGTGACTGAGGGCATTCGCGGCGAGGGCGGCATCCTGCGCAACAAAGACGGCGAGCGCTTCATGGAACGCTACGCCCCGACCCTCAAAGACCTCGCGCCGCGCGATATCGTGTCGCGCAGCATCTACACCGAAATCCGCGAAGGGCGCGGTGTCGGCCCCGACAAAGACGCCGTGAACATCGATTTGACCCACTTGCCCAGAGACGTGATCGAAAACAAGCTCAGCGAGATCACCGATTTGTCGCGCACCTATCTGGGCCTCGACCCGGTCAAGGATCTGGTGCCGATTCAACCCACCGCCCATTACGCCATGGGCGGCATCCCCACCACCATCGACGGCGAGTGCATTGCCGACGACGACGGCAACTTGATCGAAGGCCTTTATGCGGCGGGCGAGCAGGCCTGCGTGTCACTGCACGGCGCGAACCGCCTCGGCACCAACTCACTGGGCGACTTGATCGTCTTTGGACGGCGCTCGGGCGTCAACGCCGCCAAGTACGCACGCCACGCCGAGCTGGCCGAGATGCCGGAAGCGCCGGAAACCGAGTCGCTGGCCCTCATCGAGCGCCTGAAGAGTGCCGACGGCTCGGAGAACGCCGCCCGCATTCGCAAAGAGTTGCAAGAAACCATGATGAACAATGTCGGGATTTTCCGTAACGGCCCCGACATGGAAAAACAAGTGGAAATCTTGCATGATTTGCGGGCACGCTATCAGCACGTCGGGGTGCAAGACCCCTCGCAGCGCTTTAACTCCGAGCTGATCGAGGCCATCGAACTCGGCTTCATGCTCGACTGCGCCGAGGCCATGACCCACAGCGCCCTTAACCGCACCGAGTCGCGCGGCGCACATGACCGGGAGGACTTTCACACCCGCGACGACGTGAACTGGCTCAAGCACTCGATGGCCTACAAGGATTTCAGCCGCCCCGGTTCTGTCAGAATCGGCTACAAGCCGGTGGTCTTTAAGGGCGAGCGCGGATACGAAACGGTGAACACCTACACGCCGACCGCGCCGGGCGATCTCAAGTTCCCGCCCAAGCCGCGCACCTTCTGA